A window of Paraburkholderia bryophila contains these coding sequences:
- a CDS encoding quaternary amine ABC transporter ATP-binding protein: MNSPKVVVEGLCKVFGTNPKQALNMLAGGATKEDVFAQTGQIVGVHNVSFEVKEGEIFVLMGLSGSGKSTLIRLINRLVEPSAGKVLIDGRDVAAVPRAELTALRRKDMSMVFQSFALMPQRTVLSNAAFGLEVAGLGRKEREKRAMTVLEQVGLAPFAEKLPAQLSGGMQQRVGLARALAVNPSLMIMDEAFSALDPLKRKEMQNVLLDLQREQQRTILFVSHDLEEAMRIGTRIAIMEGGKVVQVGTPQEIITNPADDYVRAFFEGIDTSRYLTAGDLMQTDAVPLMQHSQPIDASSVAATLNGSADYAFVLDGERKFRGFVCRDAMGSASPQLNHIECIRRTTPLDDVVERVVASRAPLPVVEADGSYCGSVNKTNVLNVLTRHRGSHV, translated from the coding sequence ATGAATTCCCCCAAGGTCGTGGTCGAAGGCTTGTGCAAGGTGTTCGGCACCAACCCGAAACAGGCACTCAACATGCTGGCCGGCGGCGCGACGAAAGAGGACGTGTTCGCGCAAACCGGTCAGATCGTCGGTGTTCATAACGTGTCGTTCGAGGTCAAGGAAGGCGAGATCTTCGTGCTGATGGGCCTGTCCGGCTCCGGCAAGTCGACGCTGATCCGCCTGATCAACCGGCTCGTCGAGCCGAGCGCCGGCAAGGTGCTGATCGATGGTCGCGACGTCGCCGCCGTGCCGCGCGCCGAACTGACGGCGCTGCGCCGCAAGGATATGAGCATGGTGTTCCAGTCCTTCGCGCTGATGCCGCAACGCACCGTGCTGTCCAACGCGGCGTTCGGCCTCGAAGTCGCGGGCTTGGGCCGCAAGGAGCGCGAGAAGCGCGCCATGACCGTGCTGGAACAGGTCGGCCTCGCGCCGTTCGCGGAGAAGTTGCCCGCGCAACTGTCCGGCGGCATGCAGCAGCGCGTGGGTCTGGCGCGCGCGCTGGCGGTCAACCCGTCGCTGATGATCATGGACGAAGCGTTCTCCGCGCTCGATCCGCTGAAACGCAAGGAAATGCAGAACGTGCTGCTCGATCTGCAGCGCGAGCAGCAGCGCACCATCCTGTTCGTGTCGCACGATCTGGAAGAGGCGATGCGCATCGGTACACGCATCGCGATCATGGAAGGCGGCAAGGTCGTGCAGGTCGGCACGCCGCAGGAAATCATCACCAACCCCGCCGACGACTACGTGCGGGCGTTCTTCGAAGGCATCGACACCAGCCGCTATCTGACCGCCGGCGACCTGATGCAGACCGACGCCGTGCCGCTGATGCAGCATTCGCAGCCGATCGACGCGTCGAGCGTGGCGGCCACGCTGAACGGCAGCGCCGACTACGCATTCGTGCTCGACGGCGAGCGCAAGTTTCGCGGCTTCGTGTGCCGCGATGCGATGGGCAGCGCGTCGCCGCAACTCAATCACATCGAATGCATCCGCCGCACCACGCCGCTCGACGACGTGGTCGAACGCGTGGTGGCGAGCCGCGCGCCGCTGCCGGTCGTCGAGGCGGACGGCTCCTACTGCGGTTCGGTCAACAAGACGAACGTGCTGAACGTTCTCACGCGTCATCGAGGTTCCCATGTCTGA
- the choW gene encoding choline ABC transporter permease subunit → MSEVIPLGAWVDHGVHYLLDHDAATFDSIGKVIESFAALIEHGLQAVPMWAMMAFFVGIGLWRVGWRFATFTLLALLLIYSTGFWDQMVITLGLTLSSTLISLLLGIPLGIWTAKSRTVETIVRPVLDLMQTMPAFVYLIPAAMLFGLGRVPGIISTVIFAMPPAVRLTSLGIKHVNREIVEAGQAFGCTPWQLLYKVQFPNALPSIMTGVNQTIMMALSMVIIASMVGAGGLGNDVLASIQRLDIGLGFESGLSVVMLAIILDRITESFGRAPGMARAPLLSGLRGLMKVRREPAAQHG, encoded by the coding sequence ATGTCTGAAGTCATTCCACTTGGCGCCTGGGTCGACCACGGCGTTCACTACCTGCTCGACCACGACGCGGCAACCTTCGATTCCATCGGCAAGGTCATCGAGAGCTTTGCCGCGCTGATCGAACACGGCCTGCAAGCGGTACCGATGTGGGCGATGATGGCGTTTTTCGTTGGCATCGGGTTGTGGCGGGTGGGCTGGCGTTTCGCGACGTTCACGCTGCTGGCGCTGTTGCTGATCTACAGCACCGGCTTCTGGGATCAGATGGTGATCACGCTCGGCCTCACCTTGTCGTCGACCCTGATTAGTCTGCTGCTCGGCATACCGCTCGGCATCTGGACGGCGAAGAGCCGCACGGTCGAGACGATCGTGCGCCCGGTGCTCGACCTGATGCAGACCATGCCGGCGTTCGTCTACCTGATTCCGGCCGCGATGCTGTTCGGCTTGGGTCGCGTGCCGGGCATCATCTCCACGGTGATCTTCGCGATGCCGCCGGCGGTGCGTCTCACGTCGCTCGGCATCAAGCATGTGAACCGTGAAATCGTCGAAGCAGGGCAGGCATTCGGCTGCACGCCGTGGCAACTGCTCTACAAGGTGCAGTTTCCGAACGCGCTGCCGTCCATCATGACCGGCGTGAACCAGACCATCATGATGGCGCTCTCCATGGTGATCATCGCGTCGATGGTGGGCGCGGGCGGGCTCGGCAACGACGTGCTGGCGAGTATTCAACGGCTCGACATTGGGCTCGGTTTCGAAAGTGGGCTCTCCGTGGTGATGCTCGCGATCATTCTGGATCGTATTACCGAGAGCTTCGGCCGTGCGCCGGGCATGGCGCGCGCACCGCTGCTGTCGGGCTTGCGCGGTCTCATGAAAGTGCGCCGCGAGCCGGCGGCGCAACACGGCTGA
- a CDS encoding GlxA family transcriptional regulator — translation MKRDAITPVDAPADSPLSGLAHVGFLTLPNFSMIAFTSAVEVLRMANYVGRAEHYRWSVITPDGEPARASNGITVKPTTTLAEAGLPDVLFVCAGWHVRDYVDETVIALLRDVAAKGIPLGGICTGPYALLAAGLLDGYRATVHWEDMSPLNKSYPHVRFADELFVIDRDRMTCTGGTAPLDLMLNLVSRRLGHAVAAQVSEQFIVERIRGSTDYQHIPVDARVGFSRAELIEVVRLMEANIEEPLSLDELARLVHLSQRHLQRMFKMFLSVSPTHYYLTLRLRRARELLRNTDASIGRVTAVCGFHSPCHFSKAYRAQFGHAPSVERRLSA, via the coding sequence ATGAAGCGCGACGCGATCACACCGGTTGACGCCCCCGCCGATTCGCCGTTGTCCGGGCTCGCGCACGTCGGCTTTCTGACGCTGCCGAACTTTTCGATGATCGCGTTCACCAGCGCGGTCGAGGTGCTGCGCATGGCCAATTACGTCGGCCGCGCGGAGCACTACCGCTGGTCGGTGATCACGCCGGATGGTGAGCCGGCGCGCGCCAGCAACGGCATTACGGTGAAGCCCACCACGACGCTGGCCGAAGCCGGGCTGCCGGATGTGCTGTTCGTGTGCGCCGGCTGGCACGTGCGCGATTACGTCGACGAGACAGTGATCGCGTTGCTGCGCGACGTGGCCGCCAAAGGCATTCCGCTCGGCGGCATTTGCACCGGACCGTATGCGCTGCTGGCGGCAGGACTGCTCGACGGTTATCGCGCCACCGTGCATTGGGAAGACATGTCGCCGCTGAACAAGAGTTACCCACACGTGCGTTTCGCGGACGAACTTTTCGTGATCGACCGCGACCGGATGACTTGCACCGGTGGCACCGCGCCGCTCGATCTGATGCTGAACCTCGTCAGCAGGCGGCTGGGCCACGCGGTGGCGGCGCAAGTGTCCGAGCAGTTTATCGTCGAGCGGATTCGTGGCTCGACCGACTATCAGCACATTCCCGTCGACGCGCGGGTTGGCTTTTCGCGCGCGGAATTGATCGAAGTGGTGCGGCTGATGGAAGCGAACATCGAAGAGCCGCTCTCGCTCGATGAACTCGCGCGGCTCGTGCATCTGTCGCAACGTCATTTGCAGCGGATGTTCAAGATGTTCCTGAGCGTGTCGCCCACGCATTACTACCTGACGCTGCGCCTGCGTCGCGCGCGTGAGTTGCTGCGCAATACGGATGCGTCGATTGGACGTGTCACCGCGGTGTGCGGGTTTCATTCGCCGTGCCATTTCAGCAAGGCGTATCGCGCGCAGTTCGGGCATGCGCCGAGTGTCGAGCGGCGCTTATCGGCGTAA
- a CDS encoding choline ABC transporter substrate-binding protein produces MKRLWAASLCALSVSSVFAADPATCRDVRFADVGWTDIAATTGLASTVLEGLGYKPTKTIASVPITFAGVKSKQIDVFLGYWSPTMDPMIDPFRKAGQLTVLPTPNLTGAKYTLAVPDYAYQAGIKNFSDIAKNYDKLDGKIYGIEPGNDGNALIKKMIDSNQYGLGKFKLVESSEAGMLVEVNRAVREKKPIVFLGWEPHPMNVQMKIDYLSGGDDVFGPNYGEARVLTVVPNDYSARCPNVAKLVSNLHFTTDIENHVMLPIMNKTDPNKAAKDWLKANPAVLDKWLAGVKTFDGKDGLPAVKAYVAGQ; encoded by the coding sequence ATGAAACGTTTGTGGGCTGCGTCGTTGTGCGCGCTGTCTGTGTCGTCTGTGTTCGCTGCGGATCCCGCCACCTGTCGCGACGTGCGATTCGCCGACGTCGGCTGGACCGATATCGCGGCCACCACCGGGTTGGCGTCGACGGTGCTCGAAGGGCTCGGCTACAAGCCGACCAAGACGATCGCCTCGGTGCCGATCACGTTCGCTGGCGTGAAGAGCAAGCAGATCGACGTGTTCCTCGGCTACTGGTCGCCGACCATGGACCCGATGATCGACCCGTTCAGGAAGGCGGGCCAGCTCACCGTGCTGCCCACGCCGAACCTGACCGGCGCGAAATACACGCTGGCGGTGCCGGATTACGCGTACCAGGCGGGCATCAAGAACTTCAGCGACATCGCGAAGAACTACGACAAGCTCGACGGCAAGATCTACGGGATCGAGCCGGGCAACGACGGCAATGCACTGATCAAGAAGATGATCGACAGCAACCAGTACGGGCTGGGTAAATTCAAACTGGTGGAGTCGAGCGAGGCGGGCATGCTGGTCGAGGTGAACCGTGCGGTTCGCGAGAAGAAGCCGATTGTGTTCCTCGGCTGGGAACCGCATCCGATGAACGTGCAGATGAAGATCGATTATCTGTCCGGCGGCGACGACGTGTTCGGGCCGAACTATGGCGAAGCGCGCGTGCTGACGGTGGTGCCGAACGACTACTCGGCGCGTTGCCCGAACGTCGCGAAGCTGGTGTCGAATCTGCACTTCACGACCGATATCGAGAACCACGTGATGCTGCCGATCATGAACAAGACCGACCCGAACAAGGCCGCGAAGGATTGGCTGAAGGCGAACCCGGCGGTGCTGGATAAGTGGCTCGCGGGGGTGAAGACGTTTGATGGGAAGGACGGGCTGCCGGCGGTGAAGGCTTATGTAGCGGGGCAGTGA
- a CDS encoding GlxA family transcriptional regulator — MHPLPPADTPSKQRIRFGIILLPNFTLTAFSGFVDLLRLSADEGDFSKPVRCSWSVIGETLAPVRASCGIQITPWETFDNAEPFDYVVVVGGLLHSGPAANDATLAFIRRAAATDATLVGMCTGVFSLMRAGVLEGHRICVSWFHYWDFIERFPSVNEEALVADRLFVIDRRRITCSGGRASIDVAAAILLRHFETATVQKALRILLVDDMQKGNAPQPHPPGLAPASHPKVKRAILLMEQHIGRSLSLDELAGKLDLSPRQLERLFKAQTGKAPQAYAKQVRLRTAAWLLTSSDKTVADIASSCGFSDASHLGREFRKQFGLPPMMYRDQRGTAAEVDDGAGYDETFPGRAQAI; from the coding sequence ATGCACCCACTCCCCCCAGCCGACACCCCGTCCAAACAACGCATCCGTTTCGGCATCATCCTGCTCCCGAATTTCACGCTGACGGCATTCTCCGGCTTCGTCGACTTACTACGCCTGTCGGCCGACGAAGGCGACTTCAGCAAGCCGGTCCGTTGCTCATGGAGCGTGATAGGCGAAACCCTCGCCCCTGTGCGAGCGAGTTGCGGTATCCAGATTACCCCATGGGAAACCTTCGACAACGCCGAGCCCTTCGACTACGTCGTCGTAGTAGGCGGCCTGCTGCATTCCGGCCCCGCAGCCAATGATGCAACCCTGGCCTTCATCCGCCGCGCAGCCGCGACCGACGCAACCTTAGTCGGCATGTGCACCGGTGTGTTCTCACTGATGCGCGCAGGCGTACTGGAAGGTCACCGCATCTGCGTAAGCTGGTTTCACTATTGGGATTTCATCGAACGCTTTCCGTCGGTCAATGAAGAAGCGCTAGTAGCCGATAGGCTCTTTGTGATCGACCGCAGACGCATTACCTGCTCCGGTGGCCGCGCGTCGATCGACGTCGCCGCTGCGATCCTGCTGCGTCACTTCGAAACCGCCACGGTGCAAAAAGCGTTGCGCATCCTGCTGGTCGACGACATGCAGAAAGGCAACGCGCCGCAGCCACATCCCCCCGGTCTCGCGCCCGCGTCACATCCCAAAGTAAAGCGCGCGATCCTGCTGATGGAACAGCACATAGGCCGCTCGTTGTCGCTCGATGAACTGGCCGGCAAGCTCGATCTCTCGCCGCGTCAACTCGAGCGGCTCTTCAAGGCGCAAACCGGCAAGGCGCCGCAGGCCTACGCGAAGCAGGTACGATTGCGCACCGCTGCCTGGCTATTGACAAGCTCGGATAAAACCGTCGCCGATATCGCGTCGAGTTGCGGCTTCTCCGATGCATCGCATCTGGGCCGCGAATTCCGCAAGCAATTCGGTTTACCGCCGATGATGTACCGCGACCAACGCGGCACGGCCGCTGAAGTAGACGACGGCGCCGGTTACGACGAAACTTTCCCGGGCCGCGCTCAGGCGATTTGA
- the lhpH gene encoding trans-3-hydroxy-L-proline dehydratase, translating to MKISRTISTVEVHTGGEAFRIVTSGLPRLPGDTIVKRRAWLKENADEIRRALMFEPRGHADMYGGYLTEPVSPTADFGIIFLHNEGYSDHCGHGVIALSTAAVELGWVQRQVPETRVGIDAPCGFIEAFVQWDGEHAGNVRFVNVPSFIWKKDVTVDTPSFGKVTGDIAFGGAFYFYTDGQPHGLEVRESSVEELIRFGAEVKAAANAAFPVEHPHIPEINHIYGTIIANAPRHAGSTQANCCVFADREVDRSPTGSGTGGRVAQLYLRGQLGKDETLVNESIIGTVFKGRVLGETTVGDFKAVIPEVEGNAFVCGFANWIVDERDPLTYGFLVR from the coding sequence ATGAAAATTTCCCGCACCATCTCGACCGTCGAAGTCCACACCGGCGGCGAAGCCTTTCGCATCGTCACCAGCGGTCTGCCGCGGCTGCCTGGCGACACGATCGTCAAGCGCCGCGCATGGTTGAAAGAGAACGCTGACGAGATTCGCCGCGCGCTGATGTTCGAACCGCGCGGCCATGCCGACATGTACGGCGGGTATCTGACGGAACCGGTTAGCCCGACTGCCGACTTCGGGATCATCTTCCTTCACAACGAAGGCTACAGCGACCACTGCGGCCACGGTGTCATTGCTCTTTCAACGGCTGCGGTCGAGTTGGGCTGGGTACAGCGTCAGGTACCCGAAACGCGCGTGGGAATCGACGCGCCGTGCGGGTTCATCGAAGCGTTCGTACAGTGGGACGGCGAGCATGCGGGCAACGTACGCTTCGTCAACGTTCCGTCGTTCATCTGGAAAAAAGACGTCACGGTCGACACGCCGTCGTTCGGGAAGGTAACGGGCGATATTGCGTTCGGTGGCGCGTTCTACTTCTACACCGATGGCCAACCGCACGGGCTCGAAGTTCGCGAGTCGTCGGTGGAAGAACTCATCCGCTTTGGTGCCGAGGTCAAGGCGGCCGCCAACGCTGCGTTTCCGGTCGAGCATCCACATATCCCGGAGATCAATCATATCTACGGGACCATCATCGCCAACGCGCCCCGACATGCCGGTTCGACCCAGGCGAATTGCTGCGTTTTCGCGGACCGTGAAGTGGACCGGTCGCCAACCGGTTCCGGTACCGGTGGTCGTGTTGCTCAGCTCTATTTGCGTGGCCAGTTGGGAAAGGATGAGACGCTTGTCAATGAATCCATCATCGGTACTGTGTTCAAAGGCCGCGTGCTGGGCGAGACGACTGTTGGTGATTTCAAGGCTGTCATTCCCGAAGTCGAAGGCAACGCTTTCGTGTGCGGCTTCGCGAACTGGATAGTGGATGAGCGAGACCCGCTCACATACGGGTTCCTTGTTCGGTAG
- a CDS encoding branched-chain amino acid ABC transporter substrate-binding protein, translated as MLRLATIAVAVVTTGFTLSANAQVVVTIGHSAPLTGPQSPNGKDNENGARLAIEELNKTGVTVAGQKVTFKLDSEDDQADPKIGVQVAQKLVDSGVVAVVGPYNSGVAIPASRVFNAGGVPMLPVASNPALTKQGFKNIFRIGASDEQLGGTMGQFAAKTLKAKTAAVIDDRTAYGQGVAEQFIKVAKANGIQIVDQEFTNSAATDFLGILTTIKARNPDVIFFGGYAAQGAPMAKQMRQRGLRAKLLGGDGICSADMGKVAGDAASIVYCAQGGIALDKTSAGREFLQKYKAAYNTDTQVYAVSYYDGVKLLADAMVKAGTTTDKAKLIAELAKENYKGVAGTYSFDEYGDLKGAPTTVYVIKNGLPVPYGQ; from the coding sequence ATGCTTCGTCTCGCAACAATCGCGGTCGCTGTCGTGACCACTGGATTTACGCTGTCCGCTAACGCGCAGGTCGTCGTCACCATCGGTCACTCGGCTCCGCTTACCGGGCCGCAGTCACCGAACGGCAAGGACAACGAGAACGGCGCACGTCTAGCGATCGAAGAGCTGAACAAAACGGGCGTTACGGTTGCGGGTCAGAAAGTCACGTTCAAACTCGATTCGGAAGACGACCAGGCTGATCCAAAAATCGGCGTGCAGGTCGCCCAGAAGCTGGTCGACAGTGGGGTTGTCGCGGTTGTCGGACCCTACAACTCGGGTGTCGCTATTCCTGCGTCGCGCGTCTTCAATGCCGGTGGTGTGCCGATGCTGCCGGTCGCGTCCAACCCTGCCCTGACGAAGCAAGGCTTCAAGAACATTTTCCGTATCGGTGCTAGCGATGAACAGCTCGGCGGCACAATGGGGCAGTTCGCGGCGAAGACGCTGAAAGCCAAAACTGCGGCGGTAATCGATGACCGCACGGCGTATGGTCAAGGCGTCGCCGAACAGTTCATCAAGGTGGCCAAGGCAAACGGCATCCAGATTGTCGATCAGGAGTTCACCAACTCCGCGGCGACCGATTTTCTCGGCATTCTCACCACCATCAAAGCCAGGAATCCAGACGTGATTTTCTTCGGTGGTTACGCGGCACAGGGCGCGCCGATGGCGAAGCAGATGCGCCAGCGAGGCCTCCGGGCGAAGCTGCTTGGCGGCGACGGTATCTGCTCGGCGGACATGGGCAAGGTTGCGGGCGATGCAGCGTCCATCGTGTATTGCGCGCAGGGCGGCATTGCGCTCGACAAGACGTCGGCCGGCCGCGAGTTCTTGCAGAAATACAAGGCCGCCTACAATACCGATACGCAGGTCTACGCCGTCAGTTACTACGACGGCGTGAAGTTGCTGGCCGATGCCATGGTGAAGGCGGGCACGACGACCGACAAGGCGAAACTCATCGCTGAACTGGCAAAGGAAAACTACAAGGGCGTTGCCGGCACCTACTCGTTCGACGAATATGGCGACCTCAAGGGCGCACCGACTACCGTGTATGTGATCAAGAACGGTCTGCCGGTTCCGTACGGCCAGTAA
- a CDS encoding ribonuclease, translating to MMRARAFSCILALSAILGGCGKDGSRNATLDAGASASQAPAQPGHSASDTAAEARSAPAAVTKAQLPGEAAETLRLIRAGGPFPFGEDGVLFRNTAALLPLHPRGYYHAYTVRTPGSADRGQRRIVCGGPRRQIGDCYYTDDYYASFKRIAE from the coding sequence GTGATGCGAGCGAGGGCTTTCTCCTGCATCCTCGCCTTGAGCGCGATCCTCGGCGGATGCGGCAAGGACGGATCGCGAAACGCTACTCTGGATGCGGGTGCATCGGCGAGTCAGGCGCCAGCCCAGCCTGGGCACTCCGCGAGCGACACAGCCGCCGAGGCGCGTAGCGCGCCAGCCGCCGTCACCAAGGCGCAGTTGCCGGGGGAAGCCGCAGAAACATTGCGTCTGATCAGAGCGGGCGGGCCTTTCCCGTTTGGCGAGGATGGTGTCTTGTTCCGTAACACCGCGGCATTACTGCCGCTGCATCCGCGCGGCTATTACCACGCATACACAGTTCGCACGCCTGGCTCGGCGGACCGCGGGCAGCGCCGCATCGTATGTGGTGGACCGCGTAGGCAGATCGGCGACTGCTATTACACCGACGATTACTACGCCAGTTTCAAACGCATTGCGGAATGA
- a CDS encoding glutathione S-transferase N-terminal domain-containing protein — MLMKALRVGLGQLIVLGDALSRPRPQRRSVQGQAAVNKEAARLSLYQFHACPFCVKTRRALHRLNVPMTLHDVRNDSAQRENLLAGGGKIKVPCLHIQEEDQSRWLYDSNAIIAYLEQRFAGIV; from the coding sequence ATGTTGATGAAAGCCCTGCGTGTCGGTCTCGGCCAGCTAATCGTGCTCGGCGACGCCCTTAGCCGCCCGCGTCCGCAACGCCGTTCGGTACAAGGTCAGGCCGCAGTGAACAAGGAAGCGGCGCGACTGTCGCTGTATCAGTTTCATGCGTGCCCTTTCTGCGTCAAGACGCGACGTGCCCTGCATCGTCTGAATGTACCGATGACTCTGCACGACGTGAGAAACGATTCCGCACAACGGGAGAATTTGCTGGCCGGTGGCGGCAAGATCAAGGTGCCGTGCCTGCATATTCAGGAAGAAGACCAGTCGCGCTGGTTGTACGATTCCAACGCGATCATCGCGTATCTGGAGCAACGCTTCGCCGGGATCGTCTGA
- a CDS encoding IS256 family transposase: protein MPIMKKKRTVASQAAARGPLPELPEGLLDELVKGPMTPVQVQDLMLAFNKAIIERAMGAEMNMHLGYPPGQPKPDGQANERNGASDKTIITERGPVRLDLPRDREGSFAPILIPKHERRFTGFDERIIAMYARGMSVREIQAFLAESYGTEVSPDFISSVTDEVMAETLAWQNRPLEPMYPVVFFDALRVKIRGDGVVSNKAVYLALGIQADGQRDVLGLWIEQTEGAKFWLKVFNDLKTRGCQDILIAVVDGLKGLAEAIGTAYPRTAVQTCIVHLIRNSLEYASHKDRKAVATALRPIYAAASEQAAQQALQDFTEGPWGTKYPTIVQSWQRAWEHVTPFFVFPPEIRRVVYTTNAIESLNMQLRKIIKTRGHFPNDEAAIKLLWLALRNVLAKSVRAAFDWKAAMNQFAILFGERFTLARG from the coding sequence ATGCCGATCATGAAAAAGAAACGTACCGTAGCCTCCCAGGCAGCGGCCCGAGGGCCGCTGCCTGAGCTGCCGGAAGGTCTGCTTGATGAACTGGTGAAGGGTCCGATGACGCCTGTCCAGGTTCAGGACCTGATGCTGGCGTTCAACAAGGCCATCATCGAGCGCGCAATGGGCGCCGAGATGAACATGCATCTGGGCTACCCGCCGGGCCAGCCCAAGCCTGACGGCCAGGCCAACGAACGCAACGGCGCCAGCGACAAGACAATCATCACCGAGCGCGGCCCCGTCAGGCTCGATCTGCCGCGCGATCGTGAGGGCAGTTTCGCGCCGATCCTGATTCCCAAACACGAGCGCCGTTTCACGGGCTTCGATGAGCGCATCATCGCCATGTACGCCCGCGGCATGAGCGTGCGCGAGATTCAGGCGTTTCTGGCTGAAAGCTATGGCACCGAGGTCTCACCCGACTTCATCAGCTCAGTCACTGACGAAGTGATGGCTGAAACGCTGGCCTGGCAAAACCGCCCGCTCGAGCCGATGTACCCGGTGGTGTTCTTCGACGCGCTACGCGTGAAGATCCGTGGCGACGGCGTGGTGAGCAACAAGGCCGTCTATCTGGCGCTGGGTATCCAGGCCGACGGCCAGCGCGACGTACTCGGCCTGTGGATTGAACAGACCGAGGGCGCGAAGTTCTGGCTCAAGGTGTTCAATGACCTCAAGACCCGCGGTTGCCAGGACATCCTGATCGCCGTGGTGGACGGTCTGAAAGGACTGGCCGAGGCGATCGGGACGGCGTACCCCCGCACGGCGGTGCAGACCTGCATCGTGCATCTGATCCGAAACAGTCTGGAGTACGCCAGCCACAAGGACCGCAAGGCGGTCGCCACGGCGCTGCGTCCGATCTATGCAGCCGCGAGCGAACAGGCTGCACAGCAGGCCTTGCAGGACTTCACTGAAGGACCCTGGGGAACGAAGTATCCGACCATCGTGCAATCCTGGCAGCGCGCCTGGGAACACGTCACACCGTTCTTCGTGTTTCCTCCGGAGATACGCCGGGTCGTGTACACAACAAACGCCATAGAGAGTCTGAACATGCAACTGCGCAAGATCATCAAGACCCGAGGCCACTTCCCCAACGACGAGGCCGCCATCAAGCTGCTGTGGCTGGCGCTACGTAACGTGCTGGCAAAGTCCGTGAGAGCGGCATTCGACTGGAAAGCGGCGATGAACCAGTTTGCTATCCTGTTTGGCGAGCGCTTCACGCTCGCACGTGGCTAG